TGTAATTTGCTGAATGCAATTTTATTTGGTTAACATGATTATTGTACATCATACTTCATTTTTCTCAAAATCCGTAACGCTTCTTTAAACGAAAGATATACTTGTGTAAAAGGTTTCAAAAGGAGTTTGGCATCAATCAGTTTTTGTTTAGCATCTTCAAAACCGTTTAAGTAACAAATCATAAAAGTAGAAGGTAGATTTTCTAAATCTTTATACTCTCGGTCAGATAGCACAATTCCTTTTTGAAGTTTGCTGAGTAAAATTATATTTGAATTGTAAATGTGAAACAGTAATTTTTTATTGAATTCAGGTGGTTGAAACAGTATTTGCCTTTCAATTTTATAATAACCATTATCATGAAAATGAATGGTTTGCTGTTCCAGAGGATAATAGCTGGTTTTGTCATTTAATCCTAAAGGGACGTATTCAATTATGGTAAAAGTGTCTTCATCATACGTAATTTCTACCACGTCTTGTGCGGAATAAAAAAGCTTAATTTGTTCATTTATCAACTCAATATCGACTCTTGATAAATAGGTTTTGTCACGAGATTTTTTAGAAATTCCTGCCCAACATATTACAAACAATTCCTTGAAGACTTTATATTTAGGCTCCATGTTTTTATGCCTAAAATTCAAAAAATCAATTACGTTATCAAGGGTATATTGAATGCTGTTGCGCGAATTATTTTCAATACCAATAACCGTTTCAGTGTTTTGATAATTTTTTTCAATTTCTCCTTCAACTGGCATGGTATTGCTGCCTCGCCTTATAAAAATGCTGTTTGCTGGAATAGTGTGAATTCCTTTTTTGAAGAAAGAAGTTTTGCTTTTTGGTTTAATCGTAACAAGCCCTATTACTTTGTCCTTTGGTAAATTTGGGAAAGGGACATTTTCGTATTGGATTTTAGGCGGATTTTCAAGAAATGCGTTTACTAAATTTTGAATGCGACTATCGTCAAAAAAATCATCCCCTACAATTTCATTATCATAATCTTCAACACCCACAACTATGTAGGAATTATTGGTGGGATTAGAGTTTGATAAGGCACAAATGTGTTTTAAAAATTTAGCTTTTCCTTCCCTTGAATGCAAGTTCAACTGACGCTTTTTGTCATAAAAACTACTCTCGTCATTGTGCGCGAGAAGGTTTTTTATAAGAAGGCGTTTGTTAATCATTAGATTGGTTTCAAGGTTTTATGAATAACTAGCTTTTAACACGATTTACAATTGTAGCAGAGGCTTGCGCTGTTGGGTACACAATTAAATCGGCAATGTTTACATGATAAGCTCTTGACACTACAAAATGAATAATATCAGCAATATCTTCTGCTTGTAAAGCATCTAGACCACTGTAAACTGTTGAGGCTCTTTCTGAATCACCTTTGAAACGCACTTCACTAAATTCAGTTTCAACCATTCCTGGATGAATTGCACCAACTCTTATTCCGTAAGGATTTAAGTCCATTCGCATGCTATTGTTTAGTGCATCAACGGCATGTTTTGAAGCACAATATACATTGCCGTTTGGATATACTTCTTTGCCAGCGATGGAACCAATATTAATAATATGTCCAGATTTTTGTTCAATCATTTTAGGGATTATGGCTTTCGATACGTATAAAAGTCCTTTTACATTGATATCAATCATGGCATCCCAATCGTCTAAATCTCCATTTTGGATGGAATCTAAACCATGGGCATTCCCCGCATTATTAATTAAAATGTCAATTTTTGAAAAAGCTTCGGGTAAAGAATTGATAGTTTCAAAGACGGCTTTTTTGTCTCGAACATCAAATACTAAGGTGTGAACTTCGGTGCATTCCGAAAGCTCTTTTTTAAGTTGAAGTAATCGTTCTTCTCGTCTTCCGCAAATGATAATTTTATAACCGTTTTTAGCTAATAGGATTGCAGTTGCTTTGCCAATTCCGCTAGTTGCGCCAGTAATTAGGGCTGTTTTATTCATGATTTATTTCTCTGAGATTTTCTTTTTTGAACATTTTTTCAAATAAAATTTAACATACTGAAAGTGTCGTTTGGTATAAAAATTGCAAATTATTACAAAGGGATAATAAGATTTGTTTTTTTGTTAATTGATATGTTAAATTACTTTTTAAAGGCACTAAGCAAGTCTTATTTTTCGTTATGAAATTACTAATTTAAAAAATAACAAGGTATGAAAAAAGTAAAATTTTATTTAGCAGCGTTTTTTGTAATAGCATTCTTAGGTTTGTTTTTTGCAAGTTGCAGTGATAATGGAGATGGATCTCAAACGTCGAGAATTTCTGTTAGAATGACTGATGCGCCTGGTGATTATGATGAGGTAAACGTGGATGTGTTAGATGTAATGATTAAAAGTAATTCTAATGCGGATGATCAAGGCTGGATAAGTATAGGAAATGTTACACCTGGAATATATAATTTACTTGATTTAACAGGCGGTGTAAATGTAATGTTAGCGGATAATAATGTGCCTTCTGGTGATTTAGGACAAATCAGATTAGTTTTAGGGGATAGAAATACCGTAGTTAAAGATGGGGTTACCTATCCTTTGAATACACCTAGTGCACAACAATCTGGATTGAAATTACAAGTTAATCAAACACTTTTAGAAGGTGCTACTTATGAATTTTTGTTAGATTTTGATGTTGAACATTCTGTTGTGGTTCAGGCTGGTGGTTCAGGAATTTATAATTTGCATCCAGTAATTAGAGTAACAACAAATGCTACTTCAGGAGTTATTAAAGGTGAGATAAGTCCAAATTTAGTTGGGTTTCAAGTTTTAGCGTCTGTTCAAGTTGGAACAACTACAGTTTCAGCCTATGCAAATGAACAAGGTTTGTTCCAATTAAATGGAGTTCCTGCAGGAACATATACGGTTACTTTAACACCAGATGTAGCTTCGGGTAAAACTGTAAAAACAGTTGACGGAGTTGTAGTAGTCAATGGAGTTATAACTGATATGGGTAACATTGCTTTATAGAGAAAATTATAATTGCATAAAAAAACAGCTAGTAATAGCTGTTTTTTTATGCAATTTATTTAATAATTAAGGAACATCATTCCCCATACTTTCGGTCCAAATGGCAAACCAATCTTCTTTGTCTAATTTTAATTCGGTTGCTTTCATCAAAGATTGGATTCGGGCAACATTTACAGTTCCTGCAATAGGAATTATTTTTGCTGGATGTTGCAAAATCCAAGAAAGTAAAAGTGTATCAGAACCCAATTCATATTTTGAAACCAAAGTCGCCAATAGCTTTTTCAAACGTCTTGTTTGCTGATTGTCTTCTCTAAAAACACTTCCCAAAGGATTCCATGACATTGGACGTATGTTGTGAACCTGCATATAATCTAGACTTCCATCAAGCATCGGCTCATAATTTGTAGCCGAAAAAGAAATTTGATTATAACTTACTTCTGTTTTCTGGCTAATCAATGCTGTTTGAGAAGCCGTGAAATTAGAAAGTCCAAAATCAATAATTTTCCCTTCTGATTTTAGTTTCAGCACTGCTTCTGCAATTTCATCCGCCTGCATTAATGGGCTTGGTCTGTGTAATAAGAGAACATCTAAATAATCCGTCTGTAAGTTTTTTAATGAATTTTCAACAGACCAAATGATGTACTCTTTTGAATAATCATAATGTTTGATTTTGTTACTTCTATTTTCCGTTACCATTTGGATGCCGCACTTAGAAATTAACTGCATTTTATTTCTGTCAATTTTGCTTCCGGTTAGCGCTTTTCCAAAATCAGATTCAGTTGTATAGGAACCGTAAATATCAGCATGGTCAAATGTTGTGATTTTGTTTTCCAAACAAAGATGAATCATGTTTATTATTTCTTTAGTACTGAGATTTTTATCCCAAATACCCCAATTCATAGCCCCAGCAATAATAGGAGATAAAGTTGTTTTACTCATGGTTTTTATATTTTATTCAAATTGGTATTTTGTCTATTTCAAAGTCTATTTTTCAAAGTTCTTAAAAATAGGTAAATTCTATCATAATTCGTCCTTAAAATTAGGGATTTCCCCGAAGTTTTAACCATTTTTTAACATCTTTCTTCTAAAAAAAAATTCAATTTGCACTACCAAAAGCAAGGCATTAAATACTTAGGTTTTAAAAATATTAATATGGAAGAAAATACAACGACTTTAGACATTAGAGCGATTAATGAAAAAATAGAGAGAGAAAGTGCTTTTATAGACCTTCTTACAATGGAAATGAACAAAGTTATTGTGGGTCAAAAACACATGGTAGAGCGTTTGTTAATTGGGCTTTTGGGACAAGGGCATATTTTATTAGAAGGTGTTCCTGGATTAGCTAAAACATTAGCAATTAATACGTTGTCACAAGCAGTTCATGGTTCTTTTAGTAGAATTCAGTTTACTCCAGATTTATTGCCTGCGGATGTAGTTGGTACGATGATTTACAATATTAAACAGAACGAATTTTCGATTAAGAAAGGGCCTATTTTTGCCAATTTCGTTCTTGCAGATGAGATCAATCGTGCGCCTGCAAAAGTTCAATCAGCATTGTTAGAAGCCATGCAGGAAAAACAAGTAACTATTGGCGATACTACATTTAAATTAGACAGACCTTTTTTAGTTTTAGCAACTCAAAACCCAATCGAGCAAGAAGGAACCTACCAACTTCCTGAAGCACAAGTTGACCGTTTTATGTTGAAAACCGTTATTGATTATCCAAAAATGGATGAAGAGCGATTGGTTATTCGTCAAAACCTAAAAGGAAGTTATGATAAAGTAAACCAAGTAGTTTCGGTAGACCAAATTTTGCGTGCGCAAGAAGCGGTTCGTGAAGTTTACATGGATGAAAAAATAGAGAAATATATTCTTGATATTATTTTTGCAACCCGTTTTCCAGAGAAATATAAATTAGCGGATTTGAAACCATTAATTAGTTTTGGAGCATCGCCACGTGGAAGTATTAATTTAGCTAATGCGGCTAAATGCTATGCTTTTATTAAACGTCGTGGTTATGTAATTCCTGAGGATGTACGTGCTGTTGTTCATGATGTTTTACGTCATAGAATTGGAGTGACTTATGAAGCGGAAGCAGAAAACATCACTTCGGTAGACATTATAAATAAAATCGTAAACGAGATTGAAGTACCGTAAAAGTGAATAGTAAAAAGTGAATAGTAATTAGCCTTTTTTGGGTTGCTACTCACCACTCACTTCTCACTAATTACTATAAAAATGGATACAAAAGAGCTTTTAAAAAAGGTACGAAAAATAGAAATCAAAACCCGAAGATTGAGTGATCATATCTTTTCGGGAGAATATCACACTTCGTTTAAAGGACGTGGGATGACATTCAGTGAAGTGCGTCAGTACCAATATGGAGATGATATTCGTGCGATTGATTGGAATGTGACGGCTCGTTACAACGAAGCACATGTTAAGGTTTTTGAAGAAGAACGTGAATTGACCATGATGTTGATGGTTGATATTTCTGGTTCAGAAAGTTTTGGTTCAAAAAACCAATTCAAAAAAGATATTGTTACAGAAATTGCTGCTACCATGGCTTTTTCTGCTACGCAAAATAATGATAAAATAGGATTGATTTTATTTTCTGATGAGATTGAACTTTATATTCCCCCAAAAAAAGGAAGATCTCATGTATTGCGCATCATTCGAGAACTTATAGAATTTGAACCTAAGAGCCATAAAACAGATCTTGCACAAGCTTTAAAATTTTTGTCTGGAACCCAGAAAAAGAAAGCTATTGTTTTTGTTATTTCGGATTTCATGTCGCAAGATTATGAGCAAACCCTAAAAATTGCTTCTAAAAAGCATGATATCACAGGCATTCGAGTGTATGATATTCGGGAAGAAAAAATGCCAAATTTAGGAATGGTCTCTATGCTTGACGCGGAGTCTGGTGAAATTCAATTGGTTGATACGAGTTCAAAATCTGTCCGAATGAATTATGAGAAATACTATCATGATAAAGTGAATTATTTCAAAGAAACGTTCAGTAAATCAGGTTCGGGAGTCGTAAACACAAGAGTTGACGAAAGTTATGTGACAAAATTATTAGGCTATTTTAAATCTAGATAAGACAAACCTGCCCGGTTTAAATAATAATTAAATGAAAATTAAATTTTACCTACTAGTTCTGCTATTTTCTTCAGCTGTTTTTGCACAACAAAAACAAGTAGTGACAAGTATTGATACGATTAAAAATAAAATTGGTGCCGAGTTCAAATTAACATTGAAAACTACGGTTGATACTTCGGCTAAGGTAGTTTTTCCGAAACTTAAAAACATAGGAGCGCTTGAAGTAATTAGGTCTTATCCAATTGATACTGTCAAGAAAAATGATCGCTATGAGCTAATCAAAAAATATGGATTAACCCAATTTGATTCTGGTAGATACACTATTCCAAGCATCAAAATTTTAATTAATAAGAAACCTTTTTTATCAGATTCTCTTTTGGTTGATGTGGCCAATGTAAAAGTGGATACGCTACAGCAAAAAATGTATGATATTAAGGATATAGTTCCTGTAGAAAACACCACTGGGAATTGGTGGAAATACCTTTTGGCATTAGTAATAATCTTAGGCATTGTTGCCTTAGTTTATATATACATTAAGAAGCATCAAAAGAAGAAAATTGAGGAAGAAATTTTCAAAACGCCTATAGAAAAAGCAACGAGTTTGCTTAATAACTTAGAAAAAAAGGAGCTTTGGCAAAAAGGAGAAATCAAAGCATATTATAGTGAATTGACAGATATTGCGAGAAATTATATTGAAGAAGCTATTGAAATCCCAGCAATGGAAAGTACTACTTCGGAACTTATTTTAGGACTTCGCGCAGCTTCGGTCAAAAAGAAAATGACACTTTCGCAAGAAACAATTGAAAATCTAGAACGTGTTTTAAAACAAGCCGATTTAGTGAAATTTGCTAAGTCAAAACCATTAGATTTTGAAATTACCGAGGATAGAAATAAAATTCAAAAGGCAATTCTGACTTTGGATAAATCCATCCCTGTAGAAGTTCCTGTAGAAGAAGATGTTTTATTAAACGAAGTACAAAGACAAAATCAAATCCGAATTCAATTAAAGAAACAAAGACAAAAACGCATTGTTATAGCACTGTCTTTATTTTTGTTTTTATTGGTTGCAACCACGACATTTTTTATAATTACGAAGGGTTTTGATTATTTAAAAGATAACATTATCGGTCATCCTACAAAAGAATTATTAGAAGGAGAATGGGTAAAAAGTGAATATGGAAACCCAGGTATTTTAATTGAAACACCGAAAGTGCTTAAACGAATGGATGCTCAAAAAACATTGCCTAAACAAACTATGGCTTTGATTAAAGAAATGCAACTTTTTCAATATGGTAGCATGGTAGACAATTTTTATATTGTTGTTTCGACTAACAAATTTAAAAACCCAGTAGAATTAGATTTATCTAAAGCTCTAGAAGGAAGTTTGAAATTGATTGAATCTCAAGGAGGACAAAACATCATTGTAAAACAAGAAGATTTTCAAACAGAAGGTGGAGTTGAAGGAATTAAAGGGTATGGAACAATGGATATTTTAGATCCAATAAGCAAATCAAGCCAAAAAGCATATTATGAGATTTTATATTTCAAGCAAGAGCAAGGCTTACAGCAAATAATGATTTTGCATGCAGAAGGAGATAAATATGGAAACGAAATAGCAGATCGAATTTTGAATTCGGTTGAATTAAAACAAGCAGGTAAATAATGGAAAAAATAACGTTTTTAAATCCAGAATTTTTTTGGTTGTTTCTTTTGATTCCAGTCGTTGTGGTCTGGTTATTTTTAAAAAGGAATCACCAATCCGCGACCTTAAAAATTAGTTCTGTTGAAGGATTCAAAGGTTCAAATACCTTGTTAGTAAGACTAAAACCTTTCCTGGGAGTGCTTCGATTATTGGCGTTAAGCTCCCTTATTGTGGCTATGGCAAGACCTAGAACAGTTGATATCAGTAACAAAACAAAAACCACCAAAGGAATTGATATTGTAATGGCAATTGATGTTTCTGGAAGTATGTTAGCCAAGGATTTGAAACCCAATAGAATGGAAGCGCTTAAAAGAGTTGCGGCTGATTTTGTTGACCAAAGACCAAATGACAGAATAGGACTTGTCGTATATGCATCCGAAGCTTATACAAAAACACCGGTTACAAGTGATAAAGCAATCATATCAGAAGCTATAAAAAGCATAAAATATGACAATGTTTTGCAAGATGGAACCGGAATAGGAATGGGATTAGCTACGGCGGTTAACCGTTTGAAAGATAGTAAAGCAAAAAGCAAAGTGATTATTTTATTAACCGATGGTGTAAATAATGCTGGTTTTATTGAGCCTGAAACGGCTTCAGATATTGCTAAACAATACGGAATTAAAGTCTATACAATCGGAATTGGAACGAACGGAATGGCTATGTTTCCTTATGCAGTTGCGCCAAACGGACAATTTTTGTTTCAGATGATGAAGGTTGAAATTGATGAACAATTGATGAAAAGTATCGCTAGAAAAACAGACGGGAAATATTTCCGCGCAACTAGTAATGATAAATTAGCTGAAATCTATGCGGCAATAAATAAACTAGAAACTACAGAAATTCAAGAATTGAAGTTCTATGATTATGACGAAAAATTCAGGCCTTTTGTTTGGTTTGCAGGTTTTTTGGTGTTATTAGAAATTGGATTGCGAAATACAGTTTACAAAAGCTTTATATAAAAACATTGCTATTGGCTATTGGCTAATGGCTTATTACTTTTTTAGAGAATGGAATTAGACGAAAAAAAATATTTATACCTGCTGTTTATACTACCCATTGTAGTGTTGTTTTTTCTATACAATTTATATTGGAAAAGAAAAAAACAACGTGAATTTGGAGATTTAGATTTGGTTAAAAAACTAAGCCCAGAAAGCTCTTTTTTTAAACCAATTTTGAAATTAGGAGTATTGCTTTTGGCATTGACAGGATTGATTTTAGGATTAGTAAATCCAAAAATTGGAACTAAAATGGAAACTGTAAAACGAGAAGGAATTGATATCGTTTTTGCCATTGACGTTTCTAAAAGTATGCTTGCCGAAGATGTCGCGCCAAATCGTTTAGAGAAGAGCAAACAAATTGTTTCTCAAATCATAAATCAATTAGGAAGTGACAGAATAGGAATTGTTGCTTATGCTGGAAATTCCTTTCCGGTTTTGCCTATTACAACGGATTATAGCGTTGCTAAAATGTTTTTGCAAAGTATGAATACGGATATGGTTTCGTCAGTGGGAACATCATTAGACGAAGCAATCAAGCTTTCAGCAACGTATTTTGACGATAAAAAAACGAGTAAGTTATTGATTATGATTTCTGATGGAGAAGATCATTCAGAAGGTGCAGAAGCCGCCGCTGAAGAAGCTAATAAGTTAGGAATTAAAATTATCACTATTGGAGTTGGAACTGAAAAAGGAGGAATGATTCCGTTGAAACAGAATGGAGTTGTTCAAGGTTTCAAAAGAGATAGTAATAATGAAATTGTTATTACGAAACGGAATCAAGAGAGTCTGATCGCAATTGCAAAAGCTACAAAAGGGGGATATGTAAAAGGTACAAATACTAAAGATGTTGTTGAGTATGTAAAAAATGCATTGAATAATATTGAGAAAACAGAATTTGAAGCAACGCAAATGGCCGATTTTCAATCCCAATTTCAATGGTTTTTAGGCATTGCTTTTATATTATTAGTGTTAGATGTTTTCCTTTTGGAAAGAAAAACAAAATGGGTTCGAAAGTTGAATTTATTTAACGATAAAGAATAGTTATTTCCTGGAGGATTGAAATCTTCTGGGGATATAAATTAAAAAATTATAATGAAAAAATTATTTCTATATGTTTTATTAGCCGTTTCTTTAGCCATTTCGGCTCAAGAAAAAGATGCTTCATTGCCAAAAGCTAATGAGGATTTTAGCTCAAAAAACTATGCCGATGCCGAAGCTAATTATAGAATTTCACAGTCAAAGTTTCCAAACAGAACGGTAGCTCCTTATAATCTAGGTAACGCTATTTACAGACAAAATCAATTTTCAGAGTCAAAGTTCGCTTACGCAAAAGCATTGAAAAATATAAAATCAAGATCTCAAAAACATAAAGCCTTGCATAATTTGGGAAATGTTTTTATGAACGAGAAAGATTATACACAAGCTGTAGAAGCTTATAAAGATGCTTTGCGTAATGATCCAACAGATGAAGAAACAAGGTATAATTATGCTTTGGCTAAAAAAATGCTAAAAGAAAATCCGCCTAAAGACGATAAAAATAAAGATAAAAACAAGGATAAGAATAAAGATAAAAAGGACGACAAGAAAGACGGCGATAAAGACAAGAATAAAGATAAAGGCGACAAAGACAAAGATAAAAACGACGATAAAGGAGATAAAGATAAGTCGGATAAAAATGGTAAGAACGATGATAAATCAAATCAAGATGGGAAGCCAAAACCAAATCCTGGAGGAATTTCTCAAGATCGATTACAAAATTTATTAGACGCCGTAAACAATGAAGAAAAGAAAGTGCAGAATAAAGTAAATGCACAAAAAATGAAAGGGAAACCAGCCAGAACAGAGAAAGACTGGTAATAGAATTTGAAATTTATACAAGATAATTTCAAATGGTAAAACAATAAAAAACAGATTAAAACAGGTAATGAAAAGATATTTAATCCTATTACTATTAAGTTTTCAGGGACTTTGGGCTCAAGTACAATTTGAGGCGAAAGTAAGCAAAACTACGCTTGGACTAAACGAGAGATTGCGTATTGATTTTGTTATGAATGTTGATGGAGATAATTTTGTACAGCCTTCTTTTGAAGGGTTCAGAATTATTGCAGGACCAAGTCAGCAAGTGAGTCAATCATGGATAAATGGGAAAAGTTCTTTTGAAAAAATTTATTCTTATTTTTTGTTGCCAAACCAAAAAGGAACTTTGGTTATTAGATCGGCAGCAATTGAATTTAATGGACAAATTTATAAAACAGCACCAATAAAAATCAATGTTACTGCGGCAATTCAGCAGCCATATGACCCGAACGATCCTAATGCGCCTCAAATATCTGCGGATGATAATATTTATCTGGTTGCTGATATTTCAAAGACGAATCCATACATCAACGAACCGATAACGGTAGTTTATAAATTGTATTTTAGTTACAACATTGGAATTACAAATTGGAGAGAGCTCAATAAACCAAAATACAATGATTTTTGGAGTCAGAACATAGATATTAAGCAATTAGTTGCGGAAGAAGGAATGTTTAGGGGGCAAAAATACCGTTATGTAGTATTAAGAAAAACGGTTTTATATCCTCAAAAATCAGGTAAATTATCTATTGAACCTTTGGCGTTAGATATTGATGTTCAATTGCCAACAAACCGAAGAGATGTTTTTGGTAGGGTTGTAGTAACTGAAGGAAACAAAAGAGTCTCGGCAGGAACTAAAACAATAGCAGTTAAAGCACTTCCAGAGGCTGGGAAACCAGCAGATTTTTCGGGTGCAGTAGGGAATTTTGATTTCAAAGTAACTCCGACTAAAACTAATTTGAAAAACGGTGAAAGTTTAGATCTAGTTGTTAGTGTGACGGGAAAAGGGAATATGAAATTGTTTAATTTGCCAAAACCAGTAGTTCCAAATGCCTTGGAAATGTATGATCCGGTGCATAATGAACAAGTTAATACTGGATTGTCTGGAATGACTGGAAAAATATCGGATAGTTATACGATTATCCCACAATACAAAGGGAAATATCCAGTTAAACCGATGCAGTTTTCGTATTTTGATTTGGGTTCAGGAACATACAAAACAATTAGTTCTCCTGAAATAATGATCAATGTACTTGATGGACCTTCGGCAGCTGACACCACAAATGTTGTGGCAAGTGGAGCTAAAAATAAAATTTTGCCAACAGAACAATTCAAATATATAAAGTTGAAAAGTACGCTTTTGGCAATGCAAAAAGACGATTTTTTAGGTTCTAATTTGTTTTATGGATTACTGCTTTTTCCATTCTTAATGCTGCCTTTAATCGTGGTGTTCAAAAAGAAAAAAGAATCTTTTGATAGCGATGTTACTGGAAACAGAATTAGAATGAACAATAAATTGGCTAAAAAATATTTGTCAGAAGCCAAAAAACAAATCAACAACAAAGAACCGTTTTATGTGGCTTTAGAAAAAGCAATGCATAACTTCTTGAAGGCTAAATTACATATTGAAACCTCAGAAATGAGTAAAGATAATATTCAAGAACTCTTGTTGTCTAGAAACGCAAATCCAGCAGCAGTAAATGATTTTATTGCATTAACTGAAAACTGTGAATTTGCCAGATACGCACCAGCATCAAGCACCTCTATTCAGCAGGATTTTGACAAAGCGGTATTGATTATCTCTGAATTAGAGAAACAGATATAAATTATAAAATTGACACACGCTAAGCGAATGAGCAAAGCAATTGATCATTAAAACAAAATGAAAAACATAGTTTATTTAGTAGTATTAATCACTCAGGTATTCTTTGCTCAAACGGGCTTTGAAGAAGGGAATAAATGGTATCAAAAAGGAGATTATAAGCAAGCAATTCAATCGTATGAAAGCGTTTTGAAAACCAATAAACATTCGGCTGAATTGTATTTCAATTTAGGAAATTGCTATTATAAACTTAATAAAGTAGCGCCATCCATTTATAATTACGAAAAAGCTTTAGTGCTTGAACCAAACGATAAAGAGACAATAAACAACTTGAAGTTTGCTCAAAAATTAACTATTGATGAGGTTAAAGAAGTCCAAAAAGTAGGTTTTGCAAAACTCCTTAGAGATTTCACCGCTATATACCATTACAATACTTGGGCGTGGATTGCGGTTGTGTTATCTATGGTATTTTTGTTGTTTTTTATAGGATATTATTTTTCGCATTTAGCACTCTTAAAAAGAATTTTTTTCTTCGGAATGTTTGTTTTAATCTCGTTGATTTCAATAAGTATTTCGTCAGCTGTTTTTGA
Above is a window of Flavobacterium sp. 123 DNA encoding:
- a CDS encoding ATP-binding protein; translated protein: MINKRLLIKNLLAHNDESSFYDKKRQLNLHSREGKAKFLKHICALSNSNPTNNSYIVVGVEDYDNEIVGDDFFDDSRIQNLVNAFLENPPKIQYENVPFPNLPKDKVIGLVTIKPKSKTSFFKKGIHTIPANSIFIRRGSNTMPVEGEIEKNYQNTETVIGIENNSRNSIQYTLDNVIDFLNFRHKNMEPKYKVFKELFVICWAGISKKSRDKTYLSRVDIELINEQIKLFYSAQDVVEITYDEDTFTIIEYVPLGLNDKTSYYPLEQQTIHFHDNGYYKIERQILFQPPEFNKKLLFHIYNSNIILLSKLQKGIVLSDREYKDLENLPSTFMICYLNGFEDAKQKLIDAKLLLKPFTQVYLSFKEALRILRKMKYDVQ
- a CDS encoding SDR family NAD(P)-dependent oxidoreductase, whose product is MNKTALITGATSGIGKATAILLAKNGYKIIICGRREERLLQLKKELSECTEVHTLVFDVRDKKAVFETINSLPEAFSKIDILINNAGNAHGLDSIQNGDLDDWDAMIDINVKGLLYVSKAIIPKMIEQKSGHIINIGSIAGKEVYPNGNVYCASKHAVDALNNSMRMDLNPYGIRVGAIHPGMVETEFSEVRFKGDSERASTVYSGLDALQAEDIADIIHFVVSRAYHVNIADLIVYPTAQASATIVNRVKS
- a CDS encoding DUF4382 domain-containing protein — translated: MKKVKFYLAAFFVIAFLGLFFASCSDNGDGSQTSRISVRMTDAPGDYDEVNVDVLDVMIKSNSNADDQGWISIGNVTPGIYNLLDLTGGVNVMLADNNVPSGDLGQIRLVLGDRNTVVKDGVTYPLNTPSAQQSGLKLQVNQTLLEGATYEFLLDFDVEHSVVVQAGGSGIYNLHPVIRVTTNATSGVIKGEISPNLVGFQVLASVQVGTTTVSAYANEQGLFQLNGVPAGTYTVTLTPDVASGKTVKTVDGVVVVNGVITDMGNIAL
- a CDS encoding aldo/keto reductase family oxidoreductase, which gives rise to MSKTTLSPIIAGAMNWGIWDKNLSTKEIINMIHLCLENKITTFDHADIYGSYTTESDFGKALTGSKIDRNKMQLISKCGIQMVTENRSNKIKHYDYSKEYIIWSVENSLKNLQTDYLDVLLLHRPSPLMQADEIAEAVLKLKSEGKIIDFGLSNFTASQTALISQKTEVSYNQISFSATNYEPMLDGSLDYMQVHNIRPMSWNPLGSVFREDNQQTRRLKKLLATLVSKYELGSDTLLLSWILQHPAKIIPIAGTVNVARIQSLMKATELKLDKEDWFAIWTESMGNDVP
- a CDS encoding MoxR family ATPase, whose product is MEENTTTLDIRAINEKIERESAFIDLLTMEMNKVIVGQKHMVERLLIGLLGQGHILLEGVPGLAKTLAINTLSQAVHGSFSRIQFTPDLLPADVVGTMIYNIKQNEFSIKKGPIFANFVLADEINRAPAKVQSALLEAMQEKQVTIGDTTFKLDRPFLVLATQNPIEQEGTYQLPEAQVDRFMLKTVIDYPKMDEERLVIRQNLKGSYDKVNQVVSVDQILRAQEAVREVYMDEKIEKYILDIIFATRFPEKYKLADLKPLISFGASPRGSINLANAAKCYAFIKRRGYVIPEDVRAVVHDVLRHRIGVTYEAEAENITSVDIINKIVNEIEVP
- a CDS encoding DUF58 domain-containing protein, with amino-acid sequence MDTKELLKKVRKIEIKTRRLSDHIFSGEYHTSFKGRGMTFSEVRQYQYGDDIRAIDWNVTARYNEAHVKVFEEERELTMMLMVDISGSESFGSKNQFKKDIVTEIAATMAFSATQNNDKIGLILFSDEIELYIPPKKGRSHVLRIIRELIEFEPKSHKTDLAQALKFLSGTQKKKAIVFVISDFMSQDYEQTLKIASKKHDITGIRVYDIREEKMPNLGMVSMLDAESGEIQLVDTSSKSVRMNYEKYYHDKVNYFKETFSKSGSGVVNTRVDESYVTKLLGYFKSR
- a CDS encoding VWA domain-containing protein — its product is MEKITFLNPEFFWLFLLIPVVVVWLFLKRNHQSATLKISSVEGFKGSNTLLVRLKPFLGVLRLLALSSLIVAMARPRTVDISNKTKTTKGIDIVMAIDVSGSMLAKDLKPNRMEALKRVAADFVDQRPNDRIGLVVYASEAYTKTPVTSDKAIISEAIKSIKYDNVLQDGTGIGMGLATAVNRLKDSKAKSKVIILLTDGVNNAGFIEPETASDIAKQYGIKVYTIGIGTNGMAMFPYAVAPNGQFLFQMMKVEIDEQLMKSIARKTDGKYFRATSNDKLAEIYAAINKLETTEIQELKFYDYDEKFRPFVWFAGFLVLLEIGLRNTVYKSFI
- a CDS encoding VWA domain-containing protein codes for the protein MELDEKKYLYLLFILPIVVLFFLYNLYWKRKKQREFGDLDLVKKLSPESSFFKPILKLGVLLLALTGLILGLVNPKIGTKMETVKREGIDIVFAIDVSKSMLAEDVAPNRLEKSKQIVSQIINQLGSDRIGIVAYAGNSFPVLPITTDYSVAKMFLQSMNTDMVSSVGTSLDEAIKLSATYFDDKKTSKLLIMISDGEDHSEGAEAAAEEANKLGIKIITIGVGTEKGGMIPLKQNGVVQGFKRDSNNEIVITKRNQESLIAIAKATKGGYVKGTNTKDVVEYVKNALNNIEKTEFEATQMADFQSQFQWFLGIAFILLVLDVFLLERKTKWVRKLNLFNDKE